The DNA sequence aattTGATTTCTGTAAAACATTCTAACGATatgtaatattattattaaatgatCTGGTACGAATGAACTCCATTAATGTGAAAATACTAACACTTAAAAAAGTGTCAACACTGTGGACAGTGGACCCATATAGGCACTTCCAAAGTTATGAAATTTAGTCACTCTGATTAACTCATTCAACTTTGTGTTTGCCGATTTTGCGGTGTATTTACTGGCCTGGGTGTGTTACCTTGAGTCATGGCTTTGGCAGGGCCACCAGATAAGAGAAGTTTGGACAGTTGGTAAGTTTCCATCCAGAAATGTTTGCCTTCATTTCACTGGTTGTCCTTAAGGCAACACCCAGGTGTTCTCTGTTCCCATGTTGATATATTACCTTAGTCCATCTCTCCAGTCCACTTTTTTCCATGTCCCCAGTAGTAATGAGGGCAGTTGTGTTTATTTTCCTGGTAGTGGCTGTGGGTGAGTAGACCATCCTAACCCTAATTAAGAAGCTAGTGGTGTAACGGACTTAGAAACTGAAATGATACATATTTGATGTCTACGAGCATAGCAGTTCAACTTtttttctaaaataaaaaagCCCCAGATCTATAATATGTTCTTAAAAGTAAACTCAACATATGAAGTTGACAAAGAATTTCACCTGCAGTTATCGAAAACTGATGGACATTGGAGACACAAGAAACATTATTGTTTAATGAATCACTAAATGTTATATGTTGGACTTGGACTTGAATTGTCCATTTGTTTACATTAACACCCACTACAATATTTGTGAAGTAGCATACAGCacagcagatgatgatgataagaTCATCGGTGGGTTTGAGTGTCCACCTCATTCCCAGCCCTGGCAGGTGTATCTGACATATGACAACGGGGAACGATGGTGCGGAGCGTCCTTAATCAACAGTAGATGGGCGCTGTCAGCGGCCCACTGTTACATTGCGTGAGTATCTCACTCTCCTTTTCTAACTTATGATAGCAATAAATTAACGGAAACATTGCGTGACGAAGAAATCAGATTTTTAATGGATGCTACCTGAAATGTACGAATCAGAAAACAAAgccacatttctgaattaaaaaTATTCCAAATGTGACGTGgtataaatatataatctaCATTTCAACATCGTGGAAGGGCTGATTAAGATCAAAGATGATCACAGAAATGTGTTTCACCAACACTGCTTCATAGGGCTTATAAAAACACAGTGCCCATTCACAATGAGGCTGCCGTTATGTTTCCATTTGCATATTggcagtggcggagctagactttttctcaaggggtggccaaagggtgaccaaggctttatcagaggggtccatatataaatgatgaacgaaaggaaaTACATATTCAGGATTGCCAAGATCGATTGGGAAGAGATTTGATCttgggcgagtgtaaattgttggggggggggggggggtgttgagtgtaaaatggacacaaattaagtattatgttgCGATCGACCGATCGCCAGTGGTGACCATTTCCGGTGGGTtggcactaggggtggcacAGGCTCTGTTTGGGGGAGGGGCATtacccccccagcccccccttTGGCTCTGCCATTGCATATTGGACCAGAAAATTATACAGCTGAactattttattcattattttaagGTAGGGGGGGGGCATATATGGCTGTTGGtgcttttaaaagaactttttaTACTGAACTCAGCCGATATCAAAGTTCACATCATTCAAGCTATTCTCTTCCACCAGACTGTTAAACTGCAATGGAAGTCCTTCCACTCAGCACAGCAGCGTGGAATTTATAAAcgataaatcattttaaaacacGTCTGTTGATTTACAGGCCACCTCGTCTTGCACTTCACCTTGGTGAGCACAATTTGTTCAAGGACGAAGGCACGGAGCAGAGGGTCTGGGCAGAGAAGGTCATACCTCACCCTGACTACAGCGATGTCACCGAAGACAATGACATCATGTTGATCAAACTCAGCGAACCTGCTGTTTTCAACCAGTATGTGCAGCCGATAGCTCTGGCGCCCACGTGTGCTGCAGCAGGGGAAAAGTGCCTCGTGTCTGGATTTGGTAATCAGATCAGCCCTGGAGGTGAGGGGACCGCTGCTATTAATCTGCTCTAAACGCTTCTTTCAGAGGAGAGCGTCTGGCTCATGTGAGTCCCTGTGTTGTCTTTTCCAGTGGACTACGCTTCTGTCCTGCAGTGCCTGAGTTTGCCCGTGCTCTCCCGCTCTGAGTGCCAAGGGGCTTATGGTAACCGGATCACTGAGAACATGTTCTGCGCTGGGTTTATGGAGGGCGGCAAGGATTCATGCCAGgtcaaatattttttaatagaattttaaataattattaGAACGTTAATGTTCTGTACAtaagaaaaaaaatgcaaaagGTTACTATAAAAATCTCTACTACTTTCTGGTGTCTATATCAATATATTAACTATGAGTTATAAAATCTTTCTTTTTATCATTGACACTGTGAAAGGCAAAAAAAACCCCCTCTTTTCCAGGGTGACTCTGGCGGGCCTGTCGTGTGCCATGGGAAGCTTCAGGGAGTGGTGTCCTGGGGTGATGGATGCGCAGATGCTGGCCTCCCTGGGGTTTATACCGAAGTCTGTCGCTACATTGACTGGATTGACACCACCATAGCTAATAACTAACAGCTTACAGACACTTTCCTTGAAATCAAGTCATCTTATCGTTTATGTCTAATTGTCTGAAATACAACTGTGTGCCCATGCAGCGCCCTTCACAGTCATTCCAACAAAAGATTGTGTATGTTGTCTAAACCCATAAGTGCAATCAAAGATAAAGAtaagattttttaaatattctttTCTATACCACTTTGTCATTTTCTTGCCTTTGGTTTCTataaagctgttttgtgacatagcagtaCCCTATAAATTTAAATGAAGTGAACTGGATAAATATATACTGCAAATGTATCAGTACTGCATTAATGACCTCAGTACAAAGCAATACGAGAAAATAAAACCCAAACAAGCAATTCTGCACCCACAAGAGTTGACCTATCAATTCAAACCTGCTCAGCGCACGGGCGCggtctgagcctgtaaacacatgaacgagttggaccgggcagcggactgatgcgggctgacggcaGAGCcgtagtgatgtgtcgttcgcgaacgatccagctctaagagccggctctttgaagtgaacgattggaaccggctccacaatgggagccgttttaggatcctatttgggagccgctttttccttcagtattgcgcttgtgctctgcaagtgccacagtttttttccaacatcgtttttatttgtccttcggtgcctcgctgtctctccctttcCTTGCGCCtattgctctgcttctgccagtggtagagagccgagagtttatttcctcagtcggTGCCTAAGCTAAGTTTATACTACTTGGCGCGTCGCGACCAGCGtgagggtccgtgcgccgaaaatgacgcaatcgcggtggctccgcccctgcgtgaggaccccatgtgaagcgaggtcgtgcacctcttccgCGCactgaacaaagttatgtatgtgTAACGCTGCTCGCgttgcggagcgaggagacggacacaaacgctgaggagagcgagatttaataaagggaataccaaaagcagagtcgacatagcaggcaggggtcataacgttaGGGCAGTCCGAACAGGAACGAGAAACAGGCATGGTAAAAcgagaacagggaagactcacggaccgggcaggaacaaacagatgacgggaaacacagAGCTAGAAAACAACGAACGAGAAAGGCACAGACCAACTAATTACACAAGGCACAAAGcacaaaaccacggatgactAGACCGGGGAATaccgggacttatatacatagaactgaaacaaggaacaggtgataacaatgacacgggggcgtggtaacaaacgaggaatcacggagacaacgagcagggcgggataaacaagcagggaacacagacacgagggaacccggagtgacagctgagggagggggcgaggccatacgtgacagtatgccgggttcatacacctttacaaggtggaattcaagcacttgtacgtcattttcaaggtccattttcaatatttcccagcaccttaaacttaagttaaatatttatacatacactcgaaattattcgaaataattcgcttttttatcacatcgattcagtcagacagctatttgttgtgaagcAAAATACAGTTGCATTTTCaagcctactttagcacttttcaaacctggaacacaatgcaacattaattttcgtcaggtaaatgttcctttccctgtttttgaggggtgttcctttatactaccacatatcgtttcggacaacactgcaaagaatgtctccactgcccgctgtcaagcgtgtgctccacacaactgaccaatcacacgcagctttcagttaataatgtggtggaaaaacactttttttgtggaaacggcaggcaattggccaagctgtattgcgttctattttggtgctattttgtgataatttaataattggttataataaaagttttatttataaagcattgttatgcagcatttgtactcatcacaagtgcttaacaatgtcaataatagggctgggtatcgattcaaattccaagaatcgatccgattctgattctgaagattaagaatcgatttatttagatttaatccgatttaatcgattcgatccaattcggggtttagtgttattaaaaatttatttatttgagctgtttcctgactatgtacagaagcaacatgttaaaactagtgttatatcaatattaatcagcaaatagttactggtagttggtagttactgatggctggaagactggtgaaaagggtaatcataaatctaccttcaagaaaggtaatccaggacaataaacagaggacatctttgaggtgtctatatctgcaacagtggactcctactgggacactaaccagtgcattattattatgattgaaataattaagaagtcacccaaaagctgttgctaccaaatgcatttttattttaaaagtgctcacacttaataaactgaaagtataaaatgtaaacgtgtatttttctttaaagtgagattataagaacagaactttcacgttacggtccccgacccctccctgttgggcgtgtgttaacgttgtctgcgtctactcgtctgcgtatctccgtgggtgcgggtgcgtcttgtgataatcctcacctgtgactcgtctcctcacgtggggtttgtgtggtttgtctacttaatgtgcgttcgcgcagcgtcctgtgctcgtcttgtTTGAGTCActcatgttctatgtaaacgtgttttatgtgtgctgtctgtgttcggtaaatgtaataaacgtaacgatttggaaagtgcaaaggattctgtctcgtccatcgccttgcgcccaacgttacaagaacatttttaacttttttaaactgtaaaaacactgggtaaactgtcagtgacatggactaactgtaaatagtcactgacactggataaactgtccttctgtttttagattgccgatttgactatcgtcgttaccgtcactgtccgacgccatgttgttttacagttagttagacctctggtttagaccgagcacgcctgcgtgaattcagtgacgaggcgggggtaaaagttcacaaaaaatcgatctttggacgtacgaatcgattatcagatcatcatatgcgaatcgattctgaatcggaaaatcgattttttcaacacaggcctagtcaataatgaaacaaaatgttataaaattaggtttaagctattaattaattaataatgtaaaagatatatgtgacgggcaggggtgagcaactaaaaggaagcgatcacgccaagtctcagggaaaa is a window from the Brachyhypopomus gauderio isolate BG-103 chromosome 13, BGAUD_0.2, whole genome shotgun sequence genome containing:
- the LOC143473286 gene encoding trypsin-like isoform X1, whose translation is MSPVVMRAVVFIFLVVAVVAYSTADDDDKIIGGFECPPHSQPWQVYLTYDNGERWCGASLINSRWALSAAHCYIAPPRLALHLGEHNLFKDEGTEQRVWAEKVIPHPDYSDVTEDNDIMLIKLSEPAVFNQYVQPIALAPTCAAAGEKCLVSGFGNQISPGVDYASVLQCLSLPVLSRSECQGAYGNRITENMFCAGFMEGGKDSCQGDSGGPVVCHGKLQGVVSWGDGCADAGLPGVYTEVCRYIDWIDTTIANN
- the LOC143473286 gene encoding trypsin-like isoform X2, whose amino-acid sequence is MSPVVMRAVVFIFLVVAVAYSTADDDDKIIGGFECPPHSQPWQVYLTYDNGERWCGASLINSRWALSAAHCYIAPPRLALHLGEHNLFKDEGTEQRVWAEKVIPHPDYSDVTEDNDIMLIKLSEPAVFNQYVQPIALAPTCAAAGEKCLVSGFGNQISPGVDYASVLQCLSLPVLSRSECQGAYGNRITENMFCAGFMEGGKDSCQGDSGGPVVCHGKLQGVVSWGDGCADAGLPGVYTEVCRYIDWIDTTIANN